In one window of Kitasatospora sp. MMS16-BH015 DNA:
- a CDS encoding ROK family protein produces MKHVIALDVGGTGMKAALLAQDGSVLFEARRPTGREHGTDAVVTAILDFAADLAAEGRARYGVAPLAAGVAVPGTIDEKNGIAVFSANLGWRDLPIRKLLGERLAEPGRPLIPVALGHDVRSGGLAEGRIGAGQGVSRFLFVALGTGIAGAIGIDGRIEAGAHGYGGEIGHVVVRPGGPACGCGARGCLETLASASAVSRAWAAASGDPAADAAACAAAVDAGDERALAVWRTAVDALADGIVLAQSLLDPAVVIVGGGLAEAGDTLFTPLRAAVSERLTFQMPPKVVPAMLKDTAASLGAGLLAWDLLSMEVTA; encoded by the coding sequence GTGAAGCACGTCATCGCACTCGATGTAGGCGGCACCGGCATGAAGGCCGCGCTGCTCGCCCAGGACGGCTCCGTGCTGTTCGAAGCACGCCGACCGACCGGGCGGGAGCACGGCACCGACGCCGTCGTCACCGCCATCCTCGACTTCGCCGCCGACCTGGCCGCGGAGGGCCGCGCCCGCTACGGCGTCGCGCCCCTCGCGGCCGGCGTCGCCGTGCCGGGGACGATCGACGAGAAGAACGGCATCGCGGTGTTCTCCGCCAACCTCGGTTGGCGGGACCTCCCGATCCGCAAGCTCCTCGGCGAGCGGCTGGCCGAACCCGGCCGGCCGCTGATCCCGGTCGCGCTCGGTCACGACGTCCGCTCCGGCGGTCTGGCCGAGGGCCGGATCGGCGCCGGTCAGGGCGTCTCCCGCTTCCTCTTCGTCGCGCTGGGCACCGGCATCGCCGGGGCCATCGGCATCGACGGGCGGATCGAGGCTGGGGCGCACGGCTACGGCGGCGAGATCGGCCACGTGGTGGTCCGGCCCGGCGGGCCGGCCTGCGGCTGCGGGGCCCGGGGCTGCCTGGAGACCCTGGCCTCGGCCTCGGCCGTCTCCCGGGCCTGGGCCGCCGCGAGCGGCGACCCGGCGGCGGACGCGGCGGCCTGCGCCGCGGCCGTGGACGCCGGGGACGAGCGCGCGCTGGCCGTCTGGCGGACGGCCGTGGACGCCCTCGCGGACGGGATCGTGCTGGCCCAGAGCCTGCTCGACCCGGCCGTGGTGATCGTCGGCGGCGGCCTGGCCGAGGCGGGTGACACCCTCTTCACACCCCTGCGCGCGGCGGTCTCCGAGCGGCTGACCTTCCAGATGCCCCCGAAGGTCGTACCGGCCATGCTCAAAGACACCGCCGCATCCCTGGGCGCCGGTTTGCTCGCCTGGGATCTGCTCTCCATGGAGGTGACCGCGTGA
- a CDS encoding SIS domain-containing protein, whose protein sequence is MPDSPRRTSRTAEELATQPENWRRAAGLAASAAPALPQRGERVAVVGCGTSWFMAQAYAALREAGGHGETDAFAASEYPEGRRYDRVLTITRSGTTTEVLDLLDRLKAPTTAITATFDTPVHRSAGQAVVLDFADEESVVQTRFATTALALLRAHLEIEGALAPGVRPVAAAAQDAEAALAEPLPPGWAGAEQISFLGRGWTNGLALEAGLKMREAAGAWTESYPAMEYRHGPVAIAAPGRLVWSFGEPPAGLAEQIAATGAELVTSALDPLADLVRVHRLAVATAEARGLDPDEPRALTRSVVLR, encoded by the coding sequence ATGCCCGACAGCCCCCGCAGGACCTCCCGCACCGCCGAGGAGCTGGCCACCCAGCCGGAGAACTGGCGCCGCGCCGCCGGCCTCGCCGCCTCGGCCGCCCCGGCCCTGCCGCAGCGCGGCGAGCGGGTGGCGGTGGTCGGCTGCGGCACCTCCTGGTTCATGGCGCAGGCGTACGCCGCGCTGCGCGAGGCCGGCGGCCACGGCGAGACGGACGCCTTCGCGGCCTCCGAGTACCCCGAAGGGCGCCGGTACGACCGGGTGCTGACGATCACCCGGTCGGGCACCACCACCGAAGTGCTCGACCTGCTCGACCGGCTCAAGGCGCCGACCACCGCGATCACCGCCACCTTCGACACCCCCGTGCACCGCTCCGCCGGGCAGGCCGTGGTGCTGGACTTCGCCGACGAGGAGTCGGTGGTGCAGACCCGGTTCGCCACCACCGCGCTGGCCCTGCTGCGGGCGCACCTGGAGATCGAGGGGGCGCTCGCCCCCGGTGTGCGCCCGGTCGCGGCGGCGGCACAGGACGCCGAGGCCGCGCTGGCCGAGCCGCTGCCGCCCGGCTGGGCCGGCGCCGAGCAGATCAGCTTCCTCGGCCGGGGCTGGACCAACGGCCTGGCCCTGGAGGCAGGGCTGAAGATGCGCGAGGCGGCCGGGGCCTGGACGGAGTCCTACCCGGCGATGGAGTACCGGCACGGCCCGGTCGCCATCGCCGCCCCGGGCCGGCTGGTCTGGTCCTTCGGCGAGCCCCCGGCCGGGCTGGCCGAGCAGATCGCGGCCACCGGCGCCGAGCTGGTCACCTCCGCCCTCGACCCGCTGGCCGATCTGGTGCGGGTGCACCGGCTGGCCGTGGCCACCGCCGAGGCCCGTGGTCTCGACCCCGACGAGCCGCGGGCGCTGACCCGCTCGGTCGTCCTCCGTTAG
- a CDS encoding DeoR/GlpR family DNA-binding transcription regulator, with protein MSRYERWNALLELLAEQGKLEVEEAAEALDVSAATIRRDLDQLARQQMLTRTRGGAVAHSVSYDLPLRYKTARNADAKQRIGAAVAALVSPGEVVGLNGGTTTTEVARALAVWPEGAEAGAAPGGQVLTIVTNAVNIANELTVRPQVKIVLTGGVARPQSYELIGPLAGLVLAELALDVTVLGVDALDVGHGATAHHEGEASVNRLLAERARRVVVAADSSKLGHRAFARICGVERIGTLVTDQGIGAELTAAFEEAGVRVIAV; from the coding sequence GTGTCCAGGTACGAGCGGTGGAACGCACTGCTGGAACTACTGGCCGAGCAGGGCAAGCTGGAGGTCGAGGAGGCCGCCGAGGCGCTGGACGTCTCCGCCGCCACCATCCGGCGTGACCTCGACCAGCTGGCCCGTCAGCAGATGCTCACCCGCACCCGGGGCGGAGCCGTCGCGCACAGCGTCAGTTACGACCTCCCGCTGCGCTACAAGACCGCCCGCAACGCCGACGCCAAGCAGCGGATCGGCGCCGCCGTGGCCGCGCTGGTCTCCCCCGGCGAGGTGGTCGGCCTGAACGGCGGCACCACCACCACCGAGGTGGCCCGCGCCCTGGCGGTGTGGCCCGAGGGGGCCGAGGCCGGGGCGGCCCCCGGGGGCCAGGTGCTCACCATCGTCACCAACGCGGTCAACATCGCCAACGAGCTGACGGTCCGTCCGCAGGTCAAGATCGTGCTCACCGGGGGTGTGGCCCGGCCGCAGTCCTACGAGCTGATCGGCCCGCTGGCCGGTCTGGTGCTGGCCGAACTCGCCCTGGACGTCACCGTGTTGGGCGTGGACGCGCTGGACGTCGGACACGGCGCCACCGCGCACCACGAGGGCGAGGCCAGCGTCAACCGGCTGCTCGCCGAGCGGGCCCGCCGGGTGGTGGTGGCCGCCGACTCCTCCAAGCTCGGCCACCGCGCCTTCGCCCGGATCTGCGGGGTCGAGCGGATCGGCACCCTGGTCACCGACCAGGGCATCGGCGCCGAACTCACCGCCGCCTTCGAGGAGGCGGGCGTGCGGGTGATCGCGGTGTGA
- a CDS encoding extracellular solute-binding protein, which produces MSNPPAQKSRWSALVAACVLLTGGCGSLLPLGGGGDVTLKFVAADYGDSEATSSTPYWNDLARAFEAANPLIKVDVQVVPWTEIDKRVADLIKKGDTPDVVQTGGYADQVAAGRLYPASDVLTIDTQADLIDAFAKAGQVLGSQYGIPFVASSRAFVYNKAIFTKAGIDQPPATWEDLRKDAEQIKRKVPGVIPYGLPLGPEEAQAEASMWTMSGGGGLADTGGNYTVDSPQNRATFDWLRTQLVQPGLTYPDPAAVDRKAAFADFVAGKVAMLDGHPSLIQKAVAAKVDYGTSPIPHKDPQAKPITLGVADWMMAFKANGHRVEIKKFLSWVYREDNTLKFDEQYNLLPVTQSTLAAMTAGGHEDLKPFLAVLPNASFYPLGDPAWDTVNGLVKQRIGGAVKQGGDQVLGDLQAAAAQAAAHSRG; this is translated from the coding sequence GTGTCGAACCCCCCTGCCCAGAAGTCCCGTTGGTCCGCCCTGGTGGCCGCCTGCGTGCTGTTGACCGGCGGCTGCGGCAGCCTGCTGCCGCTGGGCGGCGGGGGAGACGTCACGCTGAAGTTCGTCGCGGCCGACTACGGCGACAGCGAGGCGACCAGCTCCACGCCGTACTGGAACGACCTGGCCCGGGCCTTCGAGGCGGCCAACCCCTTGATCAAGGTGGACGTCCAGGTGGTGCCCTGGACGGAGATCGACAAGCGGGTAGCCGACCTGATCAAGAAGGGCGACACGCCCGACGTGGTGCAGACCGGCGGCTACGCCGACCAGGTCGCCGCCGGGCGGCTCTACCCCGCGAGCGACGTGCTCACCATCGACACCCAGGCCGACCTGATCGACGCCTTCGCCAAGGCCGGCCAGGTGCTCGGCAGCCAGTACGGCATCCCCTTCGTGGCCTCCTCGCGCGCCTTCGTCTACAACAAGGCGATCTTCACCAAGGCCGGCATCGACCAGCCGCCGGCCACCTGGGAGGACCTGCGCAAGGACGCCGAGCAGATCAAGCGCAAGGTGCCCGGGGTGATCCCGTACGGCCTGCCGCTCGGGCCCGAGGAGGCCCAGGCCGAGGCCAGCATGTGGACCATGAGCGGCGGGGGCGGCCTGGCCGACACCGGCGGCAACTACACCGTCGACAGCCCGCAGAACCGGGCCACCTTCGACTGGCTCCGCACCCAGCTGGTGCAGCCCGGCCTCACCTACCCCGACCCCGCCGCGGTCGACCGCAAGGCCGCCTTCGCCGACTTCGTGGCCGGCAAGGTCGCGATGCTCGACGGGCACCCCTCGCTGATCCAGAAGGCGGTGGCCGCGAAGGTCGACTACGGCACCAGCCCGATCCCGCACAAGGACCCGCAGGCCAAGCCGATCACCCTCGGGGTGGCCGACTGGATGATGGCCTTCAAGGCCAACGGGCACCGGGTCGAGATCAAGAAGTTCCTCTCCTGGGTCTACCGGGAGGACAACACGCTCAAGTTCGACGAGCAGTACAACCTGCTGCCCGTCACCCAGTCCACCCTGGCCGCGATGACCGCGGGCGGGCACGAGGACCTCAAGCCCTTCCTGGCCGTGCTGCCGAACGCAAGCTTCTACCCGCTGGGCGATCCGGCCTGGGACACCGTGAACGGGCTGGTCAAGCAGCGGATCGGCGGGGCGGTCAAGCAGGGCGGCGACCAGGTGCTGGGCGACCTGCAGGCGGCGGCCGCGCAGGCCGCCGCCCACTCCCGGGGCTGA
- a CDS encoding cupin domain-containing protein, translating to MDYSFALHIPDADLEPDPLDPGQIVSGTPEVSGKVIWESEDGSRIRGIWQITPGVVTDTEADEMFVVVSGRATIEFEGGPTLEVGPGDVAVLREGDRTTWTVHETLRKAYAIG from the coding sequence ATGGACTACAGCTTCGCTCTGCACATCCCCGACGCCGACCTCGAACCCGACCCGCTGGACCCGGGCCAGATCGTCTCCGGCACGCCCGAGGTCTCCGGGAAGGTCATCTGGGAGTCCGAGGACGGCTCCCGGATCCGCGGGATCTGGCAGATCACGCCCGGGGTGGTGACGGACACCGAGGCCGACGAGATGTTCGTGGTGGTCAGCGGCCGGGCCACCATCGAGTTCGAGGGCGGCCCGACCCTGGAGGTCGGCCCGGGCGACGTGGCGGTGCTGCGCGAGGGCGACCGGACCACCTGGACGGTGCACGAGACGCTGCGCAAGGCCTACGCGATCGGCTGA
- a CDS encoding DUF3263 domain-containing protein, translating into MTEAAGLNERERAVLALEARQWRTAGAKERAVREELDLSATRYYQILNGLLDREAAAAHAPVLVNRLRRLRDRSREERQGNA; encoded by the coding sequence GTGACGGAGGCAGCGGGCTTGAACGAGCGGGAACGGGCGGTCCTCGCCCTGGAGGCCCGTCAGTGGCGCACGGCCGGCGCCAAGGAACGCGCCGTCCGCGAGGAGCTCGACCTCTCGGCCACCCGGTACTACCAGATCCTCAACGGACTGCTCGATCGCGAGGCAGCGGCGGCGCACGCGCCTGTGTTGGTCAATCGTCTGCGGAGACTGCGGGACCGTTCCCGCGAGGAACGGCAGGGCAACGCCTGA
- a CDS encoding IS5 family transposase — MCVCSCKPSYDSSLTDAQWAVIEPLLPGRDPRRGGRPLKFPRRLVVDTVLYVLVSGCAWRLVPHDLAPWDAAYRWFRAWSADGTWDRVHDVLRDRVRVADGRDPQPSAAVLDSQSVRSHQGGEAIGYDAGKRVRGRKRHLLVDSCGLVLKAVVHSASVQERAGAKLVLAGIRGLFPQVGLVWVDGGYVNAIDAGLVGWAAAHENLTVVAVPRNADVKGFQVLPRRWVVERTFSWLGRCRRLARDYERKTAHAEAMIKVAMIRLMAARLAGEEVEPRGPIETEAARRLADDLKNE; from the coding sequence ATGTGTGTCTGTTCGTGCAAGCCTTCGTACGACTCGTCGTTGACGGATGCTCAGTGGGCGGTGATCGAGCCGCTGCTGCCGGGGCGGGATCCGCGCAGGGGCGGCCGGCCGCTGAAGTTCCCTCGCCGCCTGGTCGTCGACACGGTTCTGTACGTCCTGGTCAGTGGTTGTGCCTGGCGGCTGGTGCCGCACGACCTGGCGCCGTGGGACGCGGCCTACCGGTGGTTTCGTGCGTGGAGCGCCGACGGGACGTGGGACCGGGTCCACGACGTGTTGCGTGACCGGGTGAGGGTCGCGGACGGTCGGGATCCGCAGCCGTCGGCGGCGGTGCTGGACTCCCAGTCCGTACGCAGTCACCAGGGCGGCGAGGCGATCGGCTACGACGCGGGCAAGCGTGTCCGGGGCCGCAAGCGGCACCTGCTGGTGGACAGCTGTGGACTGGTCCTGAAGGCGGTCGTGCACTCCGCGTCCGTCCAGGAGCGGGCGGGCGCGAAGCTGGTCCTGGCCGGCATCCGTGGTCTGTTCCCGCAGGTCGGGCTGGTCTGGGTCGACGGCGGCTACGTCAACGCGATCGATGCCGGTCTGGTCGGCTGGGCTGCCGCGCACGAGAACCTGACGGTGGTGGCGGTGCCGCGCAACGCGGATGTGAAAGGCTTCCAGGTGCTGCCCCGCAGGTGGGTGGTCGAGCGGACATTCTCCTGGCTGGGGCGGTGCAGACGGTTGGCACGGGACTACGAGCGCAAGACCGCGCACGCCGAAGCGATGATCAAGGTCGCCATGATCCGCCTGATGGCCGCCCGCCTCGCCGGCGAGGAGGTCGAACCACGCGGCCCCATCGAGACCGAAGCAGCCCGCCGCCTCGCCGATGACCTCAAGAACGAGTAG
- the otsB gene encoding trehalose-phosphatase, which yields MELKTWVAQLGDPRRAVVGLDFDGTLAPIVADPAAARAHPGVVPALAGLAPYLAGVVIVTGRPAELAVQYGGFAGVPGLERLTVLGQYGAERWDARTGELSSPEPPPGVAAARAELPGVLAAAPEGTWVEDKGRALAVHTRRTEDPGAAMELLREPVAGLAAAHGLVVEPGRYVLELRPPGVDKGAALTAYLAELDAHAVLYAGDDLGDLPAFEAVERRREGGHPGLLVCSGATTGERQVTELADRADLVVPGPEGVVELLADLAELLSPPARP from the coding sequence ATGGAGCTGAAGACGTGGGTTGCGCAGCTGGGTGATCCCCGGCGGGCGGTGGTTGGGCTCGACTTCGACGGGACGTTGGCGCCGATCGTGGCGGATCCGGCGGCGGCCAGGGCGCATCCGGGGGTGGTGCCGGCGCTCGCGGGGCTGGCGCCCTACCTGGCCGGAGTGGTGATCGTGACCGGGCGGCCGGCCGAACTGGCCGTGCAGTACGGGGGGTTCGCCGGGGTGCCGGGACTGGAGCGGTTGACCGTGCTGGGGCAGTACGGGGCGGAGCGCTGGGACGCCCGGACGGGCGAGCTCTCCTCGCCGGAGCCGCCGCCCGGGGTGGCGGCGGCCCGCGCCGAGCTGCCCGGGGTGCTGGCTGCGGCGCCGGAGGGCACCTGGGTGGAGGACAAGGGCCGGGCCCTGGCCGTGCACACCCGCCGCACCGAAGATCCTGGTGCAGCAATGGAGTTGCTCCGGGAGCCGGTGGCCGGGCTGGCCGCCGCGCACGGGCTGGTGGTCGAACCTGGCCGCTACGTCCTGGAGTTGCGTCCGCCGGGGGTCGACAAGGGTGCCGCCCTCACCGCCTACCTCGCCGAACTCGACGCTCACGCCGTGCTGTACGCGGGAGACGACCTCGGCGACCTGCCGGCCTTCGAGGCCGTCGAGCGGCGCCGCGAGGGTGGCCACCCCGGTCTGCTGGTGTGCAGCGGCGCCACCACCGGCGAGCGGCAAGTCACCGAACTCGCCGACCGGGCCGATCTGGTGGTGCCCGGGCCGGAGGGCGTGGTCGAGCTGCTCGCCGACCTCGCGGAGCTGCTCAGCCCGCCAGCGCGGCCCTGA
- a CDS encoding aminoglycoside phosphotransferase family protein, which produces MTESAEAAHRETAVTTDLVRRLVARQFPQWADLPLALVDPAGSDHVIHRLGGELAVRLPRHRDAVGQAHKEHRWLPLLAPHLPLAVPIPVALGEPGLGYPWPWSVARWLDGAPATPQLPTDSPECVPRLAAFLTALHRAPAAGPHPELTVETLADRDADTRSAIAELGGPEGPFDGSAMTRLWTEALAAPDWERPPVWVHGDFHTGNLLTRDGQLSAVIDFGGLGLGDPACDLTIAFTLFDPGPRAAFRAALGLDGATWLRGRAWALATGLNAHRWYAATHPRVAAQTTRQIRAALAG; this is translated from the coding sequence ATGACGGAGAGCGCAGAGGCAGCGCACAGGGAGACCGCAGTCACCACCGACCTGGTGCGGCGGCTGGTCGCTCGGCAGTTCCCGCAGTGGGCCGACCTGCCGCTGGCGCTGGTGGACCCGGCCGGGTCCGACCACGTGATCCACCGGCTGGGCGGGGAGCTGGCCGTCCGGCTGCCACGCCACCGGGACGCGGTCGGCCAGGCTCACAAGGAGCACCGCTGGCTGCCCCTGCTCGCCCCGCACCTGCCGTTGGCCGTCCCGATCCCGGTGGCCCTGGGCGAACCCGGGCTCGGCTACCCCTGGCCTTGGTCGGTGGCCCGCTGGCTCGACGGGGCACCGGCCACCCCGCAGCTGCCGACCGACTCCCCCGAGTGTGTCCCCCGGTTGGCCGCCTTCCTGACCGCCCTGCACCGGGCCCCGGCTGCCGGGCCGCACCCCGAGCTCACCGTCGAGACCCTGGCCGACCGGGACGCCGACACCCGCTCGGCGATCGCCGAACTCGGCGGCCCCGAAGGCCCCTTCGACGGCTCGGCGATGACCAGGCTCTGGACGGAGGCGCTGGCCGCCCCCGACTGGGAGCGGCCGCCGGTCTGGGTGCACGGCGACTTCCACACCGGCAATCTGCTCACCCGGGACGGGCAGCTGAGTGCCGTCATCGACTTCGGCGGGCTCGGCCTGGGCGACCCGGCCTGCGACCTCACCATCGCCTTCACCCTGTTCGACCCCGGTCCCCGGGCCGCCTTCCGGGCCGCCCTCGGCCTGGACGGGGCGACCTGGCTCCGGGGCCGCGCCTGGGCCCTGGCCACCGGCCTCAACGCCCATCGCTGGTACGCCGCCACGCACCCCCGGGTGGCGGCGCAGACCACCCGTCAGATCAGGGCCGCGCTGGCGGGCTGA
- a CDS encoding trehalose-6-phosphate synthase: protein MSERSSRYGAAPILVASNRGPVSFSSGDDGALTLRRGGGGLVSGLSAIDDPAAVWVCAALGDADRQAARQSPAGRLDLGGFDTGHQAVRMLDIDPGTFARAYNGVANSTLWFVHHLLYDTPVQPVFDERFRREWESYRAYNAAFAEALAGEAAQGAAVLVQDYHLSLAPALLRELRPDLRIGHFSHTPWAPPEYYRLLPDDVAAQVLTGILGADRAAFLTRRWALAFADCCADVLGATVDREALTVTHDGRTTRLGVHGLGADGDFLRERSQQPDVEARLTALREQVGDRRTVVRVDRTELSKNIVRGLLAYRHLLRSRPEWLDRVVHIAFAYPSRHDLPEYREYTAAVQRIAHEINDEFGTPSWQPLILHVNDDFPRSLAAYRLADVALVNPIRDGMNLVAKEIPVVSDAGCALVLSREAGAYAELAEDALTVNPYDVLATAEALHQGLTMPAAERTERTKRLAAAATALPPQQWFLDQLEALG, encoded by the coding sequence ATGAGCGAACGTTCGAGCCGGTACGGTGCCGCCCCCATCCTGGTCGCCTCCAATCGGGGGCCGGTCTCCTTCAGCAGCGGGGACGACGGTGCCCTGACCCTGCGCCGGGGCGGTGGTGGCCTGGTCTCCGGGCTCTCCGCGATCGACGACCCGGCCGCCGTCTGGGTCTGCGCGGCCCTCGGGGACGCCGACCGGCAGGCCGCCCGGCAGAGCCCGGCGGGCCGGCTCGACCTCGGCGGCTTCGACACCGGCCACCAGGCCGTCCGGATGCTCGACATCGACCCGGGCACCTTCGCCCGGGCGTACAACGGCGTCGCCAACTCCACCCTGTGGTTCGTCCACCACCTGCTGTACGACACCCCCGTCCAGCCGGTCTTCGACGAGCGGTTCCGCCGCGAGTGGGAGTCCTACCGGGCGTACAACGCCGCCTTCGCCGAGGCCCTGGCCGGGGAGGCCGCCCAGGGCGCCGCCGTGCTGGTGCAGGACTACCACCTCTCGCTCGCCCCGGCCCTGCTCCGCGAGCTCCGCCCGGACCTGCGGATCGGCCACTTCTCGCACACCCCCTGGGCCCCGCCCGAGTACTACCGGCTGCTGCCGGACGACGTGGCCGCCCAGGTGCTCACCGGCATCCTGGGCGCCGACCGGGCCGCCTTCCTCACCCGCCGCTGGGCGCTGGCCTTCGCCGACTGCTGCGCGGACGTGCTCGGCGCCACCGTCGACCGCGAGGCCCTCACCGTCACCCACGACGGCCGCACCACCCGCCTCGGCGTGCACGGGCTCGGCGCCGACGGCGACTTCCTGCGTGAGCGCTCACAGCAGCCCGACGTGGAGGCCCGGCTGACCGCCCTGCGCGAGCAGGTCGGCGACCGGCGCACCGTCGTCCGGGTCGACCGCACCGAGCTGAGCAAGAACATCGTCCGCGGCCTGCTCGCCTACCGGCACCTGCTGCGCAGCCGCCCCGAGTGGCTGGACCGGGTGGTGCACATCGCCTTCGCCTACCCCTCCCGGCACGACCTGCCCGAGTACCGGGAGTACACCGCCGCCGTGCAGCGGATCGCCCATGAGATCAACGACGAGTTCGGCACGCCGAGTTGGCAGCCGCTCATCCTGCACGTGAACGACGACTTCCCGCGCTCGCTGGCCGCCTACCGGCTGGCCGATGTGGCCCTGGTCAACCCGATCCGGGACGGCATGAACCTGGTCGCCAAGGAGATCCCGGTGGTCTCCGACGCGGGCTGCGCCCTGGTGCTCTCCCGGGAGGCCGGCGCCTACGCCGAACTGGCCGAGGACGCACTGACGGTGAACCCCTACGACGTGCTCGCCACCGCCGAGGCCCTGCACCAGGGCCTCACCATGCCCGCCGCCGAGCGGACCGAGCGGACGAAGCGGCTGGCTGCCGCCGCGACCGCCCTGCCGCCCCAGCAGTGGTTCCTCGACCAGCTGGAGGCACTGGGCTGA
- a CDS encoding glucosyl-3-phosphoglycerate synthase, whose amino-acid sequence MPAELTPALLPEVADWLRRRSWTAADRPAETLLAAKRAAGRAGTVSVVLPALDEEPTVGEIVRVIRTELMERLPLVDELVVVDSGSSDRTAELAAAAGARVVHRDEVLPRLPTAPGKGEVLWRSLFVTSGEIVCFIDADLREFDPAFVSGIVGPLLTDPALQLVKAMYDRPLETDGAVVPAGGGRVTELVARPLLGLHWPQLAGFVQPLGGEYAARRSLLERLPFPTGYGVELGLLVDALDAVGLDALAQVDVGVRHHRHQDGQALGRMAATIYRTALERLDRTHRLKAGADLVHPALTQFTRDPATREFTAHTHPVGALERPPVRTVPEYRDRGQDRGQDRGRDRAPR is encoded by the coding sequence GTGCCAGCAGAGCTGACCCCGGCTCTCCTCCCGGAGGTGGCCGACTGGCTGCGCCGCCGTTCCTGGACGGCCGCCGACCGGCCCGCCGAGACGCTGCTCGCCGCCAAGCGAGCGGCCGGCCGGGCGGGCACGGTCAGCGTGGTGCTGCCCGCACTCGACGAGGAGCCGACGGTCGGGGAGATCGTCCGGGTGATCCGCACCGAGCTGATGGAGCGGCTGCCGCTGGTGGACGAGCTGGTGGTGGTCGACTCCGGCTCCTCCGACCGCACCGCCGAGCTGGCCGCCGCGGCCGGCGCCCGGGTGGTGCACCGGGACGAGGTGCTGCCCCGGCTGCCCACCGCCCCCGGCAAGGGCGAGGTGCTCTGGCGCTCGCTCTTCGTCACCTCCGGCGAGATCGTCTGCTTCATCGACGCCGACCTGCGCGAGTTCGACCCGGCCTTCGTCTCCGGGATCGTCGGGCCGCTGCTCACCGATCCGGCCCTCCAGCTGGTCAAGGCGATGTACGACCGCCCGCTCGAGACGGACGGCGCGGTCGTCCCGGCCGGCGGCGGGCGGGTCACCGAGCTGGTCGCCCGGCCGCTGCTGGGCCTGCACTGGCCGCAGCTGGCGGGCTTCGTCCAGCCGCTCGGCGGCGAGTACGCGGCCCGCCGCTCGCTGCTCGAGCGGCTGCCCTTCCCGACCGGGTACGGGGTCGAGCTCGGGCTGCTGGTGGACGCGCTGGACGCGGTCGGCCTGGACGCGCTGGCCCAGGTGGACGTGGGCGTGCGGCACCACCGGCACCAGGACGGCCAGGCGCTCGGGCGGATGGCCGCCACCATCTACCGCACCGCCCTGGAGCGCCTCGACCGCACCCACCGGCTCAAGGCCGGGGCCGACCTGGTGCACCCGGCGCTGACCCAGTTCACCCGCGACCCGGCCACCCGCGAGTTCACCGCTCACACCCACCCGGTGGGCGCGCTGGAGCGGCCGCCGGTGCGGACCGTCCCGGAGTACCGGGACCGGGGCCAGGATCGCGGCCAGGACCGGGGGCGGGACCGGGCCCCGCGCTGA